The following proteins are encoded in a genomic region of Drosophila willistoni isolate 14030-0811.24 chromosome 3R, UCI_dwil_1.1, whole genome shotgun sequence:
- the LOC6651118 gene encoding mushroom body large-type Kenyon cell-specific protein 1 isoform X2 — MHISSYELCLERVAEEFMGRRKWKHYQEQLTRIQLNIAEQQPILIGPEDEQYSSNNSNSSSNNNNNNNGNDNHCKTQNHRLNKPNVLQQHLNKTLQLLTEDFENNYTSQDSSATSPSRTRTPSPPPEPNDWIPSEKCNFCVNGRLLTVNAIGELVAETAPTLAIQHNGNIVHQHDSDSDSSASLHISSSKSYNNSNNNKSGGRNIAAAATAASSAASATNSQELYKLLTQQAVKMTSMDSMAAQLALLADFSLINSLAVNQQHVNSVTPTTSEDISAVAISPTLKDTPSPSVDAPLDLSSKPSPNSSISGDIKSTRALSDCATPLSSARRTYSEEDLNRALQDVLANKLGTRKAASQYHVPRSTLRNKLYKITLDAKRLNARTPPELLRLQQELEFDEPDDSGDDDADGDEHEMERESNASTPHQQHYQDLAQRIAATAQLSKLSVMSEHNGSDMGDDLESRSANISPKLPRGHVSSSGAATAAATAAASGLPMPIDPNVLLHTLMLAAGIGAMPKLDETQTLGDLIKTLVVANNGSIINETLANLMTANHEVGNGNASANTALLLQQQQQHQQQQQQQQQQQHMNAASVFRHRLPKSETPETSSSLDTNETVEDSILKIPSFKISGPASISPSIPSSNIINNNNNNINNNSNCSSNRNGSGSGSPMLAAAVANTNYSGNSLLSPSPTSIQKMMASNIQRQINEQITPDVATSLRNGNAGSNDCSSNNNGGSGISSSGSNYKKPSISVAKIIGGTDTSHFGASPNLLAQHSHHSHLPAHHAAAHAHHQQQQQQQLSAAEAAALAAGKGTRPKRGKYRNYDRDSLVEAVKAVQRGEMSVHRAGSYYGVPHSTLEYKVKERHLMRPRKREPKPQPDLDGLTGRAGASKLSALSQLEKLKAGTNSSSQANSKLSNALKNNSQAAAAAAAVAAAAAAPNGLKLPLFDGGAPLSFQPNMFWTQPNAAANYGLDFNRMASAAAAAANANHHGHGGVPPMKSALEIAENMYDGIIRQTLQNDAKNQGNGHGHGNALLDQLLVKKTPLPFTNNRSNDYASICPPVSTESIKRSASPMGSYADIKRERLSGESGSSSDEELNDHHSHNNNNNNNNSDLAHNKNKSNNGTTNNNNNNNNGNGRSRMTSRDSETDVSSLKSEQSHSSAQKHSHHNNNKMMDLNGQCHSGGHIKCESPPSPSPATAAAAATAATIGPNSSGSSSSSSSSSRHSSGSILHEKLAQIKAEQQQHEQQQAEEQL, encoded by the exons GCTTAGAACGCGTTGCTGAAGAATTTATGGGTCGCAGGAAATGGAAACATTATCAGGAACAACTGACGCGCATCCAACTAAATATCGCAGAGCAACAGCCCATATTAATAGGCCCAGAGGACGAGCAatacagcagcaacaacagcaacagcagcagcaacaacaacaacaacaacaacggcaacgACAACCACTGTAAGACACAGAACCACCGTCTAAATAAGCCCAACGTTCTACAacaacatttaaataaaacgcTGCAATTGCTAACAGAAGATTTTG AGAATAACTACACATCACAAGATTCGAGTGCAACATCACCATCACGTACACGTACACCATCACCACCGCCAGAGCCCAACGATTGGATACCGTCTGAAAAGTGCAATTTTTGTGTTAACGGTCGCTTGTTAACGGTGAACGCCATAGGCGAATTAGTGGCCGAAACGGCGCCCACATTAGCCATACAACACAACGGCAACATAGTGCATCAG CACGACAGTGACAGCGATTCGAGCGCATCACTGCatatcagcagcagcaaaagttataataacagcaacaacaacaagtctGGAGGGCGCAACATtgccgcagcagcaacagcagcatcatcGGCGGCAAGTGCAACAAATTCTCAAGAACTTTATAAGCTGCTAACCCAACAGGCTGTCAAAATGACATCAATGGACTCAATGGCCGCCCAATTGGCACTGTTGGCCGATTTCAGTCTGATCAATTCATTGGCAGTGAATCAACAGCATGTTAACTCGGTAACGCCAACTACCTCAGAAGATATTTCTGCCGTTGCAATTAGTCCCACACTCAAAGATACGCCCAGTCCCAGTGTAGATGCTCCGCTGGATCTTAGTAGCAAACCATCGCCGAACTCATCAATTAGTGGCGATATAAAGTCAACCAG AGCCCTTTCCGATTGTGCGACACCACTTTCATCGGCCAGACGGACTTACAGCGAAGAGGATCTGAATAGAGCGCTGCAAGATGTTTTGGCCAACAAATTGGGTACTCGTAAGGCGGCAAGCCAATACCATGTGCCGCGTTCCACACTCCGAAATAAGCTCTATAAGATTACATTGGATGCCAAACGTCTGAATGCCCGAACACCGCCAGAATTGCTGCGCCTGCAGCAAGAGCTTGAGTTCGATGAACCAGACGATTCGGGAGATGATGATGCCGATGGGGATGAGCATGAGATGGAACGGGAGAGCAATGCATCGACGCCGCATCAACAGCACTATCAGGACTTGGCCCAGCGTATTGCGGCCACTGCCCAATTGAGTAAACTTAGCGTCATGTCCGAGCACAATGGCAGCGATATGGGTGATGATCTGGAATCGAGATCTGCTAATATTTCGCCAAAACTGCCAAGGGGTCACGTATCATCGTCGGGAGCTGCAACAGCGGCAGCAACGGCTGCTGCCTCTGGTCTGCCCATGCCCATCGATCCCAATGTCCTGCTGCATACACTTATGTTGGCCGCTGGAATTGGTGCAATGCCCAAATTGGATGAGACGCAGACATTGGGGGATTTGATTAAAACGCTTGTGGTTGCCAATAATGGTAGCATTATCAATGAGACTTTGGCCAATTTAATGACTGCCAATCATGAGGTAGGCAATGGCAATGCCAGTGCGAATACAGCATTGCTcctgcaacaacagcaacaacatcagcagcagcagcagcaacagcaacagcaacaacatatGAACGCAGCATCCGTTTTTCGGCATCGTTTACCAAAGTCTGAAACACCCGAGACTAGCTCCTCGTTGGATACCAATGAGACTGTCGAGGATTCCATACTGAAGATTCCGTCCTTTAAGATCAGCGGCCCGGCCAGTATCTCGCCAAGCATTCCCAGCAGCAATATcattaacaataacaacaacaacattaacaatAATTCCAATTGTAGCAGCAATCGCAATGGCAGCGGCAGTGGCTCACCCATGCTAGCAGCCGCAGTGGCCAACACAAATTACTCGGGCAACTCGTTACTGTCGCCGTCACCCACATCCATACAAAAGATGATGGCCAGCAATATACAACGGCAAATCAATGAACAGATCACTCCGGATGTGGCAACAAGCTTACGCAACGGCAATGCCGGCTCCAACGattgcagcagcaacaataatgGCGGCAGTGGCATCTCCTCCAGCGGCAGCAATTACAAGAAGCCAAGCATATCGGTGGCCAAAATAATTGGCGGCACAGACACCTCACATTTTGGGGCTTCGCCCAATCTGCTGGCCCAGCATTCGCATCATTCCCATCTGCCTGCTCATCATGCCGCTGCCCATGCccaccaccagcaacagcagcagcagcaactgagTGCAGCGGAAGCCGCCGCATTAGCGGCTGGCAAGGGGACACGTCCGAAACGTGGCAAATACAGAAACTATGATCGCGACAGCCTAGTGGAGGCAGTCAAGGCTGTGCAACGGGGTGAAATGTCGGTGCATCGGGCGGGCAGCTACTACGGTGTGCCGCACTCCACATTGGAGTACAAAGTCAAAGAGCGGCACTTGATGAGGCCGCGCAAACGAGAGCCCAAGCCGCAACCGGATCTTGATGGTCTGACCGGCAGGGCGGGAGCCAGCAAACTGAGTGCACTCAGTCAGCTGGAGAAGCTTAAGGCGGGCACCAACAGTTCCAGTCAGGCCAATTCCAAGCTGAGTAATGCCCTCAAGAACAACAGCcaggcagcggcggcggcggcagcagttgcggccgcagcagcagcacccaATGGTCTCAAGTTGCCCCTGTTCGATGGCGGCGCGCCGTTGTCCTTCCAGCCGAATATGTTCTGGACCCAGCCGAATGCGGCGGCCAACTATGGCCTGGACTTTAATCGCATGGCCagcgctgctgctgccgcggCCAATGCCAATCATCATGGCCATGGCGGAGTGCCGCCCATGAAGAGCGCCCTGGAGATTGCCGAGAATATGTACGATGGCATTATACGTCAGACCCTGCAGAATGATGCCAAGAATCAAGGCAATGGCCATGGTCATGGTAATGCCCTGCTCGATCAGCTTCTGGTGAAGAAGACTCCCCTGCCGTTTACCAATAATCGTAGCAATGATTATGCCTCCATCTGCCCGCCAGTCAGTACCGAGAGCATTAAACGCTCGGCCAGTCCAATGGGCTCGTATGCGGATATTAAGCGGGAGCGTCTCAGTGGTGAAAGTGGTAGTAGTAGCGATGAGGAACTAAATGATCATCATTcccacaataacaacaacaacaataacaatagcGATTTAGCTCACAATAAAAACAAGAGCAACAATGGCAccactaacaacaacaacaacaataataatggcAACGGACGCAGCCGAATGACCTCAAGGGACTCGGAAACGGATGTGAGTAGTCTAAAGAGCGAACAATCGCACAGTTCGGCCCAAAAGCATAGCCAccacaataataacaaaatgatGGATCTCAATGGCCAATGCCACAGCGGTGGACACATTAAATGTGAATCACCGCCAAGTCCCAgtccagcaacagcagcagcagccgcaacagcagcaacaattggacccaacagcagcggcagcagcagcagcagtagcagcagcagccgccatAGCAGCGGGTCCATTCTGCATGAGAAACTTGCCCAAATCAAGGccgaacaacagcaacatgaGCAGCAACAGGCCGAGGAGCAATTATAG
- the LOC6651118 gene encoding mushroom body large-type Kenyon cell-specific protein 1 isoform X1, producing MAECSFARCQQERRLIKRELMKWSKDMLHIVGLERVAEEFMGRRKWKHYQEQLTRIQLNIAEQQPILIGPEDEQYSSNNSNSSSNNNNNNNGNDNHCKTQNHRLNKPNVLQQHLNKTLQLLTEDFENNYTSQDSSATSPSRTRTPSPPPEPNDWIPSEKCNFCVNGRLLTVNAIGELVAETAPTLAIQHNGNIVHQHDSDSDSSASLHISSSKSYNNSNNNKSGGRNIAAAATAASSAASATNSQELYKLLTQQAVKMTSMDSMAAQLALLADFSLINSLAVNQQHVNSVTPTTSEDISAVAISPTLKDTPSPSVDAPLDLSSKPSPNSSISGDIKSTRALSDCATPLSSARRTYSEEDLNRALQDVLANKLGTRKAASQYHVPRSTLRNKLYKITLDAKRLNARTPPELLRLQQELEFDEPDDSGDDDADGDEHEMERESNASTPHQQHYQDLAQRIAATAQLSKLSVMSEHNGSDMGDDLESRSANISPKLPRGHVSSSGAATAAATAAASGLPMPIDPNVLLHTLMLAAGIGAMPKLDETQTLGDLIKTLVVANNGSIINETLANLMTANHEVGNGNASANTALLLQQQQQHQQQQQQQQQQQHMNAASVFRHRLPKSETPETSSSLDTNETVEDSILKIPSFKISGPASISPSIPSSNIINNNNNNINNNSNCSSNRNGSGSGSPMLAAAVANTNYSGNSLLSPSPTSIQKMMASNIQRQINEQITPDVATSLRNGNAGSNDCSSNNNGGSGISSSGSNYKKPSISVAKIIGGTDTSHFGASPNLLAQHSHHSHLPAHHAAAHAHHQQQQQQQLSAAEAAALAAGKGTRPKRGKYRNYDRDSLVEAVKAVQRGEMSVHRAGSYYGVPHSTLEYKVKERHLMRPRKREPKPQPDLDGLTGRAGASKLSALSQLEKLKAGTNSSSQANSKLSNALKNNSQAAAAAAAVAAAAAAPNGLKLPLFDGGAPLSFQPNMFWTQPNAAANYGLDFNRMASAAAAAANANHHGHGGVPPMKSALEIAENMYDGIIRQTLQNDAKNQGNGHGHGNALLDQLLVKKTPLPFTNNRSNDYASICPPVSTESIKRSASPMGSYADIKRERLSGESGSSSDEELNDHHSHNNNNNNNNSDLAHNKNKSNNGTTNNNNNNNNGNGRSRMTSRDSETDVSSLKSEQSHSSAQKHSHHNNNKMMDLNGQCHSGGHIKCESPPSPSPATAAAAATAATIGPNSSGSSSSSSSSSRHSSGSILHEKLAQIKAEQQQHEQQQAEEQL from the exons GCTTAGAACGCGTTGCTGAAGAATTTATGGGTCGCAGGAAATGGAAACATTATCAGGAACAACTGACGCGCATCCAACTAAATATCGCAGAGCAACAGCCCATATTAATAGGCCCAGAGGACGAGCAatacagcagcaacaacagcaacagcagcagcaacaacaacaacaacaacaacggcaacgACAACCACTGTAAGACACAGAACCACCGTCTAAATAAGCCCAACGTTCTACAacaacatttaaataaaacgcTGCAATTGCTAACAGAAGATTTTG AGAATAACTACACATCACAAGATTCGAGTGCAACATCACCATCACGTACACGTACACCATCACCACCGCCAGAGCCCAACGATTGGATACCGTCTGAAAAGTGCAATTTTTGTGTTAACGGTCGCTTGTTAACGGTGAACGCCATAGGCGAATTAGTGGCCGAAACGGCGCCCACATTAGCCATACAACACAACGGCAACATAGTGCATCAG CACGACAGTGACAGCGATTCGAGCGCATCACTGCatatcagcagcagcaaaagttataataacagcaacaacaacaagtctGGAGGGCGCAACATtgccgcagcagcaacagcagcatcatcGGCGGCAAGTGCAACAAATTCTCAAGAACTTTATAAGCTGCTAACCCAACAGGCTGTCAAAATGACATCAATGGACTCAATGGCCGCCCAATTGGCACTGTTGGCCGATTTCAGTCTGATCAATTCATTGGCAGTGAATCAACAGCATGTTAACTCGGTAACGCCAACTACCTCAGAAGATATTTCTGCCGTTGCAATTAGTCCCACACTCAAAGATACGCCCAGTCCCAGTGTAGATGCTCCGCTGGATCTTAGTAGCAAACCATCGCCGAACTCATCAATTAGTGGCGATATAAAGTCAACCAG AGCCCTTTCCGATTGTGCGACACCACTTTCATCGGCCAGACGGACTTACAGCGAAGAGGATCTGAATAGAGCGCTGCAAGATGTTTTGGCCAACAAATTGGGTACTCGTAAGGCGGCAAGCCAATACCATGTGCCGCGTTCCACACTCCGAAATAAGCTCTATAAGATTACATTGGATGCCAAACGTCTGAATGCCCGAACACCGCCAGAATTGCTGCGCCTGCAGCAAGAGCTTGAGTTCGATGAACCAGACGATTCGGGAGATGATGATGCCGATGGGGATGAGCATGAGATGGAACGGGAGAGCAATGCATCGACGCCGCATCAACAGCACTATCAGGACTTGGCCCAGCGTATTGCGGCCACTGCCCAATTGAGTAAACTTAGCGTCATGTCCGAGCACAATGGCAGCGATATGGGTGATGATCTGGAATCGAGATCTGCTAATATTTCGCCAAAACTGCCAAGGGGTCACGTATCATCGTCGGGAGCTGCAACAGCGGCAGCAACGGCTGCTGCCTCTGGTCTGCCCATGCCCATCGATCCCAATGTCCTGCTGCATACACTTATGTTGGCCGCTGGAATTGGTGCAATGCCCAAATTGGATGAGACGCAGACATTGGGGGATTTGATTAAAACGCTTGTGGTTGCCAATAATGGTAGCATTATCAATGAGACTTTGGCCAATTTAATGACTGCCAATCATGAGGTAGGCAATGGCAATGCCAGTGCGAATACAGCATTGCTcctgcaacaacagcaacaacatcagcagcagcagcagcaacagcaacagcaacaacatatGAACGCAGCATCCGTTTTTCGGCATCGTTTACCAAAGTCTGAAACACCCGAGACTAGCTCCTCGTTGGATACCAATGAGACTGTCGAGGATTCCATACTGAAGATTCCGTCCTTTAAGATCAGCGGCCCGGCCAGTATCTCGCCAAGCATTCCCAGCAGCAATATcattaacaataacaacaacaacattaacaatAATTCCAATTGTAGCAGCAATCGCAATGGCAGCGGCAGTGGCTCACCCATGCTAGCAGCCGCAGTGGCCAACACAAATTACTCGGGCAACTCGTTACTGTCGCCGTCACCCACATCCATACAAAAGATGATGGCCAGCAATATACAACGGCAAATCAATGAACAGATCACTCCGGATGTGGCAACAAGCTTACGCAACGGCAATGCCGGCTCCAACGattgcagcagcaacaataatgGCGGCAGTGGCATCTCCTCCAGCGGCAGCAATTACAAGAAGCCAAGCATATCGGTGGCCAAAATAATTGGCGGCACAGACACCTCACATTTTGGGGCTTCGCCCAATCTGCTGGCCCAGCATTCGCATCATTCCCATCTGCCTGCTCATCATGCCGCTGCCCATGCccaccaccagcaacagcagcagcagcaactgagTGCAGCGGAAGCCGCCGCATTAGCGGCTGGCAAGGGGACACGTCCGAAACGTGGCAAATACAGAAACTATGATCGCGACAGCCTAGTGGAGGCAGTCAAGGCTGTGCAACGGGGTGAAATGTCGGTGCATCGGGCGGGCAGCTACTACGGTGTGCCGCACTCCACATTGGAGTACAAAGTCAAAGAGCGGCACTTGATGAGGCCGCGCAAACGAGAGCCCAAGCCGCAACCGGATCTTGATGGTCTGACCGGCAGGGCGGGAGCCAGCAAACTGAGTGCACTCAGTCAGCTGGAGAAGCTTAAGGCGGGCACCAACAGTTCCAGTCAGGCCAATTCCAAGCTGAGTAATGCCCTCAAGAACAACAGCcaggcagcggcggcggcggcagcagttgcggccgcagcagcagcacccaATGGTCTCAAGTTGCCCCTGTTCGATGGCGGCGCGCCGTTGTCCTTCCAGCCGAATATGTTCTGGACCCAGCCGAATGCGGCGGCCAACTATGGCCTGGACTTTAATCGCATGGCCagcgctgctgctgccgcggCCAATGCCAATCATCATGGCCATGGCGGAGTGCCGCCCATGAAGAGCGCCCTGGAGATTGCCGAGAATATGTACGATGGCATTATACGTCAGACCCTGCAGAATGATGCCAAGAATCAAGGCAATGGCCATGGTCATGGTAATGCCCTGCTCGATCAGCTTCTGGTGAAGAAGACTCCCCTGCCGTTTACCAATAATCGTAGCAATGATTATGCCTCCATCTGCCCGCCAGTCAGTACCGAGAGCATTAAACGCTCGGCCAGTCCAATGGGCTCGTATGCGGATATTAAGCGGGAGCGTCTCAGTGGTGAAAGTGGTAGTAGTAGCGATGAGGAACTAAATGATCATCATTcccacaataacaacaacaacaataacaatagcGATTTAGCTCACAATAAAAACAAGAGCAACAATGGCAccactaacaacaacaacaacaataataatggcAACGGACGCAGCCGAATGACCTCAAGGGACTCGGAAACGGATGTGAGTAGTCTAAAGAGCGAACAATCGCACAGTTCGGCCCAAAAGCATAGCCAccacaataataacaaaatgatGGATCTCAATGGCCAATGCCACAGCGGTGGACACATTAAATGTGAATCACCGCCAAGTCCCAgtccagcaacagcagcagcagccgcaacagcagcaacaattggacccaacagcagcggcagcagcagcagcagtagcagcagcagccgccatAGCAGCGGGTCCATTCTGCATGAGAAACTTGCCCAAATCAAGGccgaacaacagcaacatgaGCAGCAACAGGCCGAGGAGCAATTATAG